The following nucleotide sequence is from Cyanobacteriota bacterium.
CGTTCGTTGGTAGACTATTAGTGCATAAACTATAGTCAAGAAATGCTGATATGGAAAGCACTGTGTATATCTTAGTTTTGGCTCTCGCACTAGGGGTTCTTTTCTTTGCCATTGCCTTCCGTGAGCCACCGCGAATTGGCAAGTAAAAGATGGTGCAAAGACCGTAAATAAATGTATGGTTTTGTCATATTTTTGGTT
It contains:
- a CDS encoding photosystem II reaction center protein T, with product MESTVYILVLALALGVLFFAIAFREPPRIGK